In the Bremerella alba genome, one interval contains:
- a CDS encoding DUF1559 domain-containing protein — translation MFRARRGRWGFTLVELLVVIAIIGVLIALLLPAVQQAREAARRMSCSNNLKQLGIAMHNYHDTFLALPPRQGGADWTTVSGAPATRHSAFVNLLPFIEANSRYDQITASKQIAWSSSATSGYVGEIDAFICPSDGLYSPSGGDRAAEYAPLNYGLCMGDNFSFGGSSTATDPETNVRGIFGYLIYTRFRDITDGLSNTMAVSETIIAPSGSQLGRATGSSTNNPLACRAHLVGNDYPSATLISQYRCHGQRWQDGRPGYCAITTVLPPNSATCSSQGGGGIYSASSRHPGGVLSMFADGSVRFVPETIDTGNLSTSPVTSGISPFGVWGAIGSKAGGEANASL, via the coding sequence ATGTTCCGCGCTCGTCGAGGCCGTTGGGGCTTCACATTGGTTGAATTGTTGGTCGTCATTGCCATTATCGGCGTTTTGATTGCCTTGTTACTTCCCGCCGTGCAGCAAGCCCGTGAGGCGGCTCGCCGCATGAGTTGCTCGAATAACTTGAAGCAACTCGGGATCGCCATGCACAACTACCACGATACGTTTCTGGCGCTGCCTCCGCGCCAGGGTGGTGCCGATTGGACGACGGTCTCCGGGGCTCCGGCAACCCGGCATAGTGCGTTTGTGAACCTGTTGCCGTTTATCGAAGCCAACTCGCGATACGATCAGATTACTGCCAGCAAGCAGATTGCCTGGAGCAGCAGTGCGACTTCTGGCTACGTGGGCGAAATCGATGCGTTCATCTGCCCTTCGGATGGTCTCTATTCGCCATCTGGCGGTGATCGCGCAGCCGAGTATGCGCCGCTGAATTATGGTTTGTGCATGGGGGATAACTTCAGCTTCGGTGGGTCTAGTACGGCGACCGATCCCGAAACTAACGTCCGTGGTATCTTCGGATATCTCATCTATACACGTTTCCGCGACATTACCGATGGATTGAGCAACACGATGGCCGTCTCAGAAACCATCATTGCCCCTTCAGGATCGCAGTTGGGACGGGCAACCGGTTCCTCCACAAATAATCCGTTGGCCTGTCGCGCTCATCTGGTCGGCAACGATTACCCGTCCGCTACGCTCATCTCGCAGTACCGCTGCCACGGTCAGCGATGGCAAGATGGTCGACCCGGTTACTGCGCAATTACCACCGTGCTGCCGCCCAATAGTGCGACGTGCAGTTCGCAAGGCGGTGGCGGTATTTACTCGGCATCCAGCCGTCATCCTGGTGGCGTCCTTTCGATGTTTGCCGATGGATCGGTCCGGTTTGTGCCGGAAACGATCGATACCGGCAACTTATCGACGTCTCCGGTTACTTCTGGCATCAGTCCATTTGGTGTCTGGGGTGCGATCGGATCGAAGGCCGGCGGCGAAGCGAACGCCTCGCTGTAA
- a CDS encoding DUF2293 domain-containing protein, which produces MPQPAYAPGPRDRTVRDAQGNVLSVPADWSLLPPGDAGLTRRVKAAGQFWVVQEKKGRRMFSRGVWAPTATIGKIRKDLDTERSTDAYAKKQKAAATRREKVQTEYVEDFFGSVVAFLNFHPDYADLANHLAKAVTKHSTPVGSGTVARTQRIPIERRAESAVIAWMRHQTTAYDTMKIARVKGKRREVRRMLAQRSKEVLQQYRSGREIPRNCPLRAALQTTES; this is translated from the coding sequence ATGCCCCAGCCAGCTTATGCACCAGGTCCGCGAGATCGCACGGTACGCGATGCCCAAGGTAACGTGCTGAGTGTCCCGGCCGACTGGTCGCTTCTACCACCGGGCGATGCTGGGCTAACACGGCGGGTGAAAGCTGCCGGGCAGTTCTGGGTTGTCCAGGAAAAGAAAGGACGCCGGATGTTCTCGCGGGGCGTGTGGGCTCCGACGGCCACCATCGGCAAAATTAGAAAAGACCTCGATACCGAGCGTTCCACCGATGCTTACGCTAAAAAGCAGAAAGCAGCGGCCACGCGTCGCGAGAAAGTACAAACAGAGTACGTCGAAGACTTCTTCGGATCGGTAGTTGCGTTTCTGAACTTTCATCCCGACTACGCTGACCTGGCCAATCATTTGGCCAAAGCCGTGACCAAGCATTCAACGCCGGTCGGTAGCGGTACCGTGGCGCGAACGCAGCGGATTCCCATCGAGCGGCGTGCTGAGTCTGCAGTGATTGCCTGGATGCGGCATCAAACCACCGCCTACGACACTATGAAGATTGCCCGCGTCAAAGGCAAGCGGCGCGAGGTTCGCCGCATGTTAGCCCAACGCTCGAAAGAAGTTTTGCAGCAATATCGAAGCGGAAGAGAGATTCCACGAAACTGTCCACTACGGGCAGCGTTGCAGACAACTGAGAGTTAG
- a CDS encoding AI-2E family transporter — MNQEGLSVKKLTEEQSWLQTGALLVLAFIAFSFGLMYARAVLVPFTLALFLNYLVAPIVDFQMIRLKLSKFFAVSLTLLLVVLVLVLMSFLFSTVIQDVTTVVNDKVFLTKLERRIEGLVEPAAKIVDRVFGTDTEEDEDPDEPDSGSADPTVPDEPLEEPAAEQSSPQEPVDAPETVPEPMEDEPSDDPSEEVAEEIADSLTAPEDDNSEIPAEGEEVSVVAEPPVKEQTTTSRTQQLIRTLLSLFRQLAPQWATQAGITLLNVLSSTVLTSIFVGFMLAGRDPYKVSKGIYAEIDRNVRKYIATKFFISALTGLMVWGCLAMIGMQFASMFGLIAFCLNFIPSIGSIIATLLPIPIAIVQFDSALMITMAILLPGAVQLTMGNVIEPKIMGDGLQLHPATILLALAFFGMLWGPVGMLLAAPITASVRIVLMRFKTTEPIGRLMAGVLPEEDDHLHHI, encoded by the coding sequence ATGAATCAAGAAGGACTGTCGGTCAAGAAGCTTACCGAAGAACAATCGTGGCTTCAGACGGGCGCACTTCTCGTGCTAGCCTTCATCGCGTTTTCGTTCGGGCTCATGTATGCCCGAGCGGTACTCGTGCCGTTTACGTTGGCCTTGTTTTTGAACTACTTGGTGGCCCCGATCGTCGACTTTCAGATGATCCGGTTGAAACTAAGCAAGTTCTTCGCCGTCTCGCTGACGTTGCTGCTGGTCGTTTTGGTCTTGGTACTGATGAGCTTCTTGTTCAGTACGGTGATTCAAGACGTGACAACGGTTGTAAATGATAAGGTCTTTTTGACGAAGCTGGAACGTCGGATCGAAGGTCTAGTAGAGCCAGCGGCGAAGATCGTCGATCGCGTCTTTGGAACGGATACCGAAGAAGACGAAGATCCTGACGAGCCTGATTCCGGTTCCGCTGATCCAACCGTTCCGGACGAACCTTTGGAGGAGCCTGCTGCCGAGCAGTCTTCACCCCAAGAGCCTGTTGACGCCCCGGAGACGGTGCCTGAGCCGATGGAGGACGAGCCGTCGGATGACCCAAGCGAAGAGGTCGCCGAAGAAATTGCGGACAGCCTCACCGCGCCGGAAGACGACAATAGCGAGATCCCGGCTGAAGGTGAAGAGGTCTCCGTCGTGGCCGAGCCGCCGGTGAAAGAGCAGACGACCACCAGCCGTACACAGCAGTTGATCCGTACGCTGTTAAGCCTGTTTCGACAACTGGCACCTCAATGGGCAACCCAGGCCGGCATCACCCTGTTAAATGTTCTTAGCAGTACGGTCCTCACTTCGATCTTCGTCGGTTTCATGCTCGCAGGACGCGACCCCTACAAGGTCTCGAAAGGAATCTATGCCGAGATCGATCGCAATGTTCGCAAGTATATCGCGACCAAGTTCTTCATCTCGGCATTGACCGGATTGATGGTTTGGGGATGCCTGGCGATGATTGGGATGCAGTTCGCTTCGATGTTTGGTTTGATTGCGTTTTGCTTGAACTTTATACCATCGATCGGTTCGATCATCGCAACGCTGTTGCCTATCCCGATCGCGATCGTGCAGTTCGACTCGGCCCTGATGATTACCATGGCGATCTTACTGCCAGGAGCGGTCCAGTTGACGATGGGCAACGTGATCGAGCCGAAGATCATGGGAGACGGTTTGCAATTGCATCCGGCGACAATTCTCTTGGCATTGGCATTTTTTGGGATGCTTTGGGGGCCAGTTGGCATGCTGTTGGCCGCCCCCATTACGGCCAGCGTGCGAATTGTGCTGATGCGATTCAAAACGACCGAGCCCATTGGGCGTCTCATGGCAGGCGTCTTGCCGGAAGAAGATGATCATCTGCACCATATCTAG
- a CDS encoding sulfatase-like hydrolase/transferase — MLRYLLLITATWILACAGTLSAAENSGNDLPNILWITSEDNGPELGCYGDTYADSPNIDSIAAKGMKYKRAWSNAPVCAPARTTIISGIYPPATGGEHMRSQTELPDGIHMFPYYLHEAGYYCTNNSKEDYNLAKRGFVWNESGGKAHWRKRKDGQPFFAVFNFTTSHESQLRKRPHTPVHDPAQVRVPAYHPDTPEVRRDWAQYYDKITEMDKQVGKVLAQLKEDGLEDDTIVFYYGDHGSGMPRSKRWPYDSGLHVPMIVHVPEKFKQLAPKEYEVGGTSERLVSFIDLAPTVLSLAGVKPKEWMQGDAFMGEYETKPPKYMFGFRGRMDERLDMVRSVTDGRFVYIKNYMPHKIYGQHIDYMFQTPTTQVWKEMYDAGELNESQSHFWEEKPSEELYDLVNDPDEVNNLAGDPKYAEQHVVLREVLYQWQAAIGDIGFLPEDEIHARSGELTPFELRQKYPLTLVMGVAMLASTRDPERLPVLISQLSSQESAVRYWAALGILMQKETAVEQARSQLRAALDDQSPSVRCIAAETLGCYGNDEDVKLALDTLGKLADPTENGVYVSMLALNSIDAMDERAKPLAPVLAKLPDGAKQAPPRTGGYVPRLLKDLTKELNE, encoded by the coding sequence ATGCTGCGATATCTGTTGCTAATCACGGCCACTTGGATACTTGCCTGTGCGGGCACCCTTTCCGCTGCAGAGAACAGCGGAAACGACCTCCCCAACATTCTGTGGATTACCAGCGAAGACAACGGCCCGGAACTGGGCTGCTATGGAGACACCTACGCCGACTCGCCGAATATCGATTCGATCGCGGCGAAGGGAATGAAGTACAAGCGAGCCTGGTCCAACGCACCGGTGTGTGCCCCTGCTCGCACGACCATCATTTCCGGCATCTACCCGCCAGCGACCGGGGGCGAGCACATGCGAAGTCAGACCGAGTTGCCGGATGGGATTCACATGTTCCCTTATTATCTGCACGAAGCAGGCTATTACTGCACCAACAACTCGAAGGAAGATTACAACCTCGCTAAGCGGGGCTTCGTATGGAATGAGTCGGGCGGCAAAGCACACTGGCGGAAGCGAAAGGATGGCCAGCCGTTCTTCGCGGTCTTCAACTTCACGACCAGCCATGAAAGCCAGCTTCGTAAGCGGCCCCACACGCCAGTGCACGACCCGGCCCAGGTCCGCGTGCCAGCGTATCACCCGGACACGCCAGAAGTGCGTCGCGACTGGGCCCAGTACTACGACAAGATAACCGAGATGGACAAACAGGTCGGCAAAGTGCTGGCCCAATTGAAGGAAGACGGCCTGGAAGATGACACCATCGTCTTCTATTACGGCGACCACGGCAGCGGCATGCCCCGCAGCAAACGCTGGCCGTACGACAGCGGCTTGCACGTGCCGATGATCGTTCACGTGCCCGAGAAGTTCAAACAGCTCGCTCCGAAAGAATACGAAGTGGGCGGCACTTCCGAGCGGCTGGTCAGCTTCATCGATCTAGCCCCGACGGTTCTGAGTCTGGCCGGTGTGAAGCCGAAGGAGTGGATGCAAGGGGATGCGTTCATGGGCGAGTACGAAACGAAGCCGCCGAAATACATGTTCGGTTTCCGTGGCCGTATGGACGAACGGTTAGACATGGTGCGATCGGTGACCGACGGACGGTTCGTCTACATCAAGAATTACATGCCGCACAAGATTTACGGCCAGCACATCGACTATATGTTCCAGACACCAACCACCCAGGTCTGGAAGGAAATGTACGACGCCGGGGAATTGAACGAATCGCAGAGTCACTTTTGGGAAGAGAAGCCGTCGGAAGAACTTTATGATTTGGTTAACGACCCGGACGAAGTGAACAACCTGGCCGGCGACCCGAAATATGCTGAGCAGCACGTGGTTCTGAGGGAAGTACTGTATCAATGGCAGGCGGCGATTGGTGATATCGGTTTCTTGCCGGAAGATGAAATTCATGCTCGAAGTGGCGAACTTACTCCTTTCGAGTTAAGACAAAAGTACCCCCTGACCCTAGTCATGGGCGTTGCCATGCTCGCCTCGACACGCGATCCGGAAAGGTTGCCAGTATTGATCAGTCAGCTTTCCTCGCAGGAAAGTGCCGTTCGATATTGGGCTGCCCTCGGCATTCTGATGCAGAAAGAAACGGCGGTCGAGCAAGCTCGCTCGCAGCTTCGTGCGGCGCTGGACGACCAGTCTCCCAGTGTGCGCTGCATCGCGGCGGAAACGCTTGGCTGTTACGGCAATGACGAAGACGTGAAACTGGCACTGGATACTCTAGGCAAATTGGCTGATCCGACCGAGAACGGCGTCTACGTGTCTATGCTGGCGCTTAATTCGATTGATGCCATGGACGAGCGGGCTAAGCCGTTGGCACCTGTGCTGGCAAAGCTGCCGGACGGGGCGAAACAGGCACCTCCACGCACCGGTGGCTATGTTCCGCGGCTGCTGAAGGACCTGACCAAAGAATTGAACGAGTAA
- a CDS encoding amidohydrolase family protein: protein MPQPAYPIIDTHQHLWDPKRLSLPWLKGAGPHLNKRNAIEEYTAAVEGLPIASAIYMEVNAAPDHKLQEAQQVRQLIESGRHVTTAAILSADPGLENFRDFVDPFQMQSWVKGYRQVLHGGSAPKGYCLKARFINNCRHLGSTGKTFDLCPRPAELKDAARLADACPDTRFVLDHCGNVDPKAFFASNDSRRGSAPPNAARWKEDMTELARHPNVFCKISGIIARVPKQWTPDDLRPVVQHCVEAFGDGRVVFGTDWPVCNAGGTARQWIEALQQITSDWSPEAQQRLWSKNAETIYNLA from the coding sequence ATGCCCCAGCCAGCCTACCCGATCATCGACACGCACCAGCACCTATGGGACCCGAAACGATTGAGCCTGCCTTGGCTGAAAGGTGCCGGTCCACATCTCAATAAACGGAACGCCATCGAGGAGTACACCGCGGCGGTCGAGGGCCTGCCGATTGCCTCGGCGATCTATATGGAGGTCAACGCGGCCCCCGATCACAAGCTGCAGGAAGCCCAACAGGTTCGCCAGTTGATTGAATCGGGCAGGCATGTCACCACAGCGGCGATCCTCTCAGCCGACCCAGGCCTGGAAAACTTCCGCGACTTCGTCGACCCATTTCAAATGCAATCTTGGGTGAAAGGTTATCGCCAGGTGCTGCACGGCGGTTCGGCACCCAAGGGCTACTGCCTAAAGGCCCGCTTCATCAACAACTGCCGTCATCTTGGCTCAACCGGTAAGACGTTCGATCTTTGCCCGCGACCGGCTGAGCTGAAGGACGCCGCTCGCTTGGCCGACGCTTGTCCCGATACCCGCTTCGTGCTGGATCATTGCGGCAATGTCGACCCGAAGGCATTTTTCGCCTCCAATGATTCTCGGCGTGGGTCGGCCCCGCCTAATGCTGCTCGCTGGAAAGAAGATATGACCGAACTGGCCAGGCATCCCAATGTCTTCTGCAAGATATCCGGCATCATCGCTCGCGTGCCAAAACAGTGGACGCCAGACGATCTTCGCCCGGTCGTTCAGCACTGCGTCGAAGCGTTTGGGGATGGCCGCGTGGTTTTTGGTACCGATTGGCCGGTCTGCAACGCAGGCGGCACGGCCCGGCAGTGGATCGAAGCGTTGCAGCAGATCACGTCCGACTGGTCTCCGGAAGCTCAACAGCGACTGTGGAGCAAAAACGCCGAAACCATTTATAACCTTGCTTAG